The following is a genomic window from Hippoglossus stenolepis isolate QCI-W04-F060 chromosome 14, HSTE1.2, whole genome shotgun sequence.
ACTGTCTGCGTAGTTTTTCCGCCGAGTGCCGTCCACCTTGCCTGTTTTGTCAATGCACAGAAAGAACTTGTTAGCAGAGTAAAGCCGCCGTAGTCGGACATCGCCCTCTAGGTGATTGTAACTGCGAGTGTGCCTTTCCAATGTCCATGAACAGTTGATGCCACTTGTGAGAACCTGTAGGGATTCATGCCCTACCCCGGGAGGACAGGCCCCTGTGGCAGTGCCAGCGGTGACCAGGAGCAGAGTGAAGCATGCCAAGCAAAGGGAGGCTGCACTGGGTAGGGGGAGAAGTCGCCTGGCggaggctgcagcagtggtggtgccAAGGGTAGGTTCAGGACAGAGATGGGCTACGGACGGCGTCCATCTGCACATGGTGGGTCAGACTCCCAAGGTGCACCTTGTGCAAGCTGTAGGCATGCTGATGATCAGGAGAGGTCCCGGTGGAGGGATGACAAGAGGGTGGGAGTCCTGAAGGGAGGGGGAAATTGCACGCTCTCCGCAGACCCTCTGGATGGCACCAACAACCAGTGTCCACTCCGTGCTGACAGCAGGCCTCCCTACAGAAACAAGCTCTTTTCTCCAGTTGTCATCTTTAgtcctgtttgtctgtgtgtccactTCTTTCAGAAAGTGTTGTAATTCAATGAATCCACCTTTAAAAGTTCCTCTTTAATCCTGCTCCTCGTctctcagtttgtcttccttccttcttctttgCTGGTCCCCAGATAAAAAGTCCTGGGCTGTTTGAGGATGCTCACGTGTGTgagtatttgtgtctgtgtgtttgtgtgtgtgtgtgtgtgtgtgtgtgtgtgtgtgtgtgtgtgtgtgtgcacctcgCAGTGCTCTGCTCTTTCCAGCTGGATAGTAACAAGGTGCCTGTCTGAGCTGCTGGCCCGCGGTTGAATGAGCGTTGGTGACTGACtctatgtgagtgtgtatgtgtgtgtgtttgtgtgtgcgtgagtgtgtgatactgggagagaagagggaaagagagggagtgagtaAGTGAGTGAGtatgggagggagagagcgtgtgtgtgtgtgtgtgtgtgtgtgtgtgtgtgtgtgtgtgtgtgtgtgtgtgtgtgtgtgtgtgtgtgtgtgtgtgtgtgtgtgtgtgtgtgtgtgtgtgtgtgtttgcgacagagagagagagagagagagagagagagagagaggcagtgagAGTGTTTGTATGTGTCAGATTGAGTGGCAGTCAGCGAGTGTGTGTCAGCCAGCACGGGGCAGCGAAGCAGTAAGTTAATGGCCTTGCGCTCTGCTGTGTGCAGTCAGTCGGCCAgtcctctcctctgtggagGCACCGGCTGAGTCGTCCTGCATTTTATCCTGGGCAGGGCCGGCATCTCGGGTGTTGAAAAGGAGAGGGCTGGGGctgggtgggggggagggggggtggctGTGGGGTGGGGCCACCTCACTCATTCATAACCGTTTCAAGCAAACTGGAAAGCCTGCGACGAGCACCGGTCCCTATCCATTCTCACTCAGAAAAGTTtgttctgtgaaaacaaaacaaaaaaacaagtaaattcTTTTCCTACCTGGGGGTTTTATTATCCTAATTTCACAGACACCTGGAAAGACTTACATCCCCTTCCCCTTCCAATCCCGTGACCTCTGCTgtcacaccccccccccttcatgtGCACGGTGAAGCA
Proteins encoded in this region:
- the fgf22 gene encoding fibroblast growth factor 22 encodes the protein MCRWTPSVAHLCPEPTLGTTTAAASARRLLPLPSAASLCLACFTLLLVTAGTATGACPPGVGHESLQVLTSGINCSWTLERHTRSYNHLEGDVRLRRLYSANKFFLCIDKTGKVDGTRRKNYADSLMEIRSVSVGVVAIKSVSTGLYLAMSKKGTLFGSVKYNPSCKFKERIEENGYNTYASLRWKHGGRQMFVSLNGRGKPRRGHKARRRHPSTHFLPMLPS